A window from Photobacterium sp. DA100 encodes these proteins:
- a CDS encoding tyrosine-protein phosphatase, with the protein MHYKIKDNQVEFVFPIKRESLYLKGTFTNWQVEEAFRFENRKNGCRLIKNLDEVNKIGNSGFIEYVIWDDEIQSPIEIAPLQAGHYFNNQCNGGFNQLLFLDTPSQRQLQEISEASEQSFLIKNQIEHFTSSSQLANFRAVTGGQLKPGWLYRSYHPVMPSRSNHTELKVIEPLRQAAAMSLIEERRIESVVNLSDSEQALAHFMPSARDSYYKRCWLQGHVHSVPVAYETVYFMSDRNEALNDDELGFEDGIRCLIETLARSQGPYLIHCRLGSDRTGVMCAFLQLMAGASKKEIADNYLMTNQLGIGEYRSFRLLERALTAALGEACFSDGGGATTMYMKRLKISDRCIEQARANLLC; encoded by the coding sequence ATGCATTATAAAATCAAAGATAATCAGGTTGAGTTCGTATTTCCCATCAAACGAGAAAGTTTATATTTGAAAGGGACATTTACAAATTGGCAGGTTGAAGAGGCTTTCCGGTTTGAAAATAGAAAAAATGGCTGTCGGTTGATAAAAAACCTTGATGAGGTAAATAAAATCGGCAATTCAGGTTTTATTGAATATGTCATTTGGGATGATGAAATTCAGTCTCCAATAGAAATAGCCCCCCTTCAAGCGGGGCATTATTTCAATAATCAGTGTAATGGAGGTTTTAACCAATTATTGTTTTTAGACACCCCCTCGCAGCGTCAGTTGCAAGAGATATCTGAGGCATCAGAGCAATCTTTCCTGATAAAAAACCAAATAGAGCATTTCACTTCAAGCTCCCAATTAGCCAATTTTCGTGCTGTAACCGGTGGCCAACTCAAACCAGGTTGGCTCTATCGCAGCTACCATCCAGTGATGCCGTCAAGAAGCAACCATACTGAATTAAAAGTGATTGAGCCCCTCCGTCAAGCCGCTGCGATGTCCCTTATCGAAGAACGCCGAATTGAAAGCGTGGTTAATTTATCGGACAGCGAGCAGGCTCTTGCTCATTTCATGCCGTCGGCACGGGATAGCTACTACAAACGCTGCTGGTTGCAGGGGCATGTCCATAGCGTGCCGGTTGCTTACGAGACCGTGTATTTCATGTCGGACCGCAATGAGGCATTAAATGATGACGAGCTCGGCTTTGAAGATGGTATCCGGTGCCTGATTGAGACTCTTGCCCGTAGTCAGGGGCCATATCTAATTCATTGCAGGCTGGGCTCAGACCGAACGGGGGTGATGTGCGCCTTCTTGCAGCTGATGGCGGGTGCGTCCAAAAAGGAAATCGCTGACAATTATCTTATGACAAATCAGCTGGGCATTGGTGAGTATCGTAGTTTCAGGCTGCTGGAAAGAGCCTTGACCGCTGCGCTTGGAGAAGCGTGTTTTTCTGATGGGGGGGGGGCAACGACCATGTACATGAAACGCCTGAAGATATCGGATAGATGTATCGAACAGGCGAGGGCAAATCTGTTGTGCTGA
- the glgX gene encoding glycogen debranching protein GlgX, producing the protein MFAKLAQPYPLGATLCDQGCNFSIHCPENKEIQLVLFDSNNKRTFIELENKHLDIHYTFVKGINKGQVYGYQIKDKNEYRLILDPYAQALNKVPYYIEPFTADRSWHFAKSVVVDHSFDWDGTTLPQVPLEETVIFETHVKGFTKQHPQIEEKYQGTYLGLCQPDMINYFKEQGVTSLQLLPVTSCMSEPHLLKMDKVNYWGYNSLCFMAPEPRYATDDPVTEMKTMVRELHRHGIEVIMDIVFNHTAEGGEGGPKFHFKCLDKKYYLLDSHKSYKNHTGCGNSFDLTYQPSLNMVLDTLRHWVTHYQIDGFRFDLAATLGRNGDRFNTQSAFFKAIGQDPVLQRVKLIAEPWDIGPDGYQLGYFPRGWNECNDKFRDTVKSYWLCRENNVKEFATRFMGSRDLFSAGKWPDKLPVNFVSYHDGFTLQDLVSYNEKHNHANGENNRDGHGDNRSNNQGFEGETTNYAVLSRRERQKRNLMTTLLFSFGIPHILAVDALSHTQGGNNNAYCQDNEISWADWTPCRDKSEFSQWLAIMLERRKTYMSPFIRAFSGPNRGHHRIHWNRSDGQPMNAEDWHGLDAFSLYLGLFDAGKELLFLINSSTIPTRYRLPEGGKWQVICDTSEATLGARQVQTTYMQGAQSLTILYRA; encoded by the coding sequence ATGTTCGCTAAATTAGCTCAGCCATATCCACTAGGGGCTACATTATGTGATCAGGGTTGTAATTTTTCTATTCATTGCCCAGAAAACAAAGAAATCCAACTGGTTTTATTTGATAGCAACAATAAAAGAACCTTCATTGAATTAGAGAATAAACACTTAGATATACATTACACCTTCGTCAAAGGTATTAATAAGGGGCAGGTATACGGTTACCAAATAAAAGACAAAAACGAATACCGCCTAATATTAGACCCTTATGCCCAAGCCCTAAATAAAGTCCCTTATTATATTGAACCCTTTACTGCCGATAGAAGCTGGCATTTTGCCAAATCGGTAGTGGTAGACCACAGCTTCGACTGGGATGGCACGACTCTGCCACAAGTCCCCCTTGAAGAAACCGTTATTTTCGAAACGCACGTAAAAGGCTTTACCAAACAGCACCCTCAGATCGAAGAAAAGTATCAGGGTACCTACTTAGGCTTGTGCCAGCCAGACATGATCAACTACTTCAAAGAGCAAGGTGTCACCAGCTTACAGCTGCTTCCCGTGACATCCTGCATGTCTGAGCCCCATTTGCTGAAAATGGACAAAGTCAACTACTGGGGCTACAACAGCCTATGCTTTATGGCCCCAGAACCGCGCTATGCCACCGACGATCCGGTCACAGAAATGAAGACCATGGTCCGGGAGCTGCACCGCCATGGCATCGAAGTTATCATGGATATCGTCTTCAACCATACCGCGGAAGGCGGTGAGGGGGGCCCAAAATTCCACTTCAAATGCCTGGATAAGAAATACTACCTACTGGACTCTCACAAGAGTTACAAGAACCATACCGGCTGCGGAAACAGCTTTGATCTCACCTACCAGCCGAGCTTGAATATGGTTCTGGATACCCTGCGCCACTGGGTCACCCATTACCAGATTGACGGCTTCCGGTTTGATTTAGCCGCCACTCTTGGCCGCAATGGTGACCGGTTCAATACCCAGAGCGCCTTCTTTAAGGCAATAGGTCAAGACCCCGTCCTGCAACGGGTGAAGCTCATCGCCGAACCGTGGGATATTGGACCTGACGGCTATCAGCTTGGCTATTTCCCTCGCGGCTGGAATGAATGCAACGACAAGTTCCGCGACACGGTAAAAAGCTACTGGCTGTGCCGCGAAAACAATGTCAAAGAATTTGCTACCCGATTTATGGGCTCGCGTGACCTGTTCAGTGCCGGTAAATGGCCTGATAAGCTACCGGTGAACTTTGTGTCTTACCATGATGGGTTTACGTTGCAGGATCTGGTTTCTTACAACGAGAAGCACAACCACGCCAACGGTGAAAACAACCGTGACGGCCATGGCGACAACCGCTCGAACAACCAAGGCTTTGAAGGGGAAACCACTAACTATGCCGTACTGAGCCGCCGAGAGCGGCAAAAACGCAATTTAATGACTACCCTGCTATTTAGCTTCGGGATCCCTCATATTCTCGCTGTCGATGCCCTGTCCCATACCCAGGGAGGGAATAACAATGCCTATTGCCAGGACAATGAGATCAGCTGGGCGGATTGGACGCCATGCAGGGATAAATCAGAATTCAGCCAATGGCTGGCCATCATGCTTGAACGGCGCAAGACCTATATGTCGCCTTTCATTCGGGCCTTCAGCGGGCCTAACCGAGGCCACCATCGTATCCATTGGAACCGCTCTGACGGCCAGCCGATGAATGCCGAAGACTGGCATGGGCTGGACGCCTTTTCGCTATACCTTGGCTTATTTGATGCAGGAAAAGAGCTGCTGTTCTTAATCAACAGCTCAACGATCCCAACCCGCTACCGCCTGCCTGAAGGCGGCAAGTGGCAGGTGATTTGTGATACTTCCGAAGCAACACTTGGGGCCCGGCAGGTACAAACGACGTACATGCAAGGCGCACAATCGCTGACGATTTTGTACCGGGCTTAA
- a CDS encoding LacI family DNA-binding transcriptional regulator, giving the protein MDKRKRVTIADIAKLAGVSKTTASMVLNGRASTFRIKDETRERVLAVAKEQNYSPNVHAKSLQAKRSDAIGLVIPDLTNFGFASISRELERLCREAGLQLFIACSEDNPDIEQQVVEGLVKRQVDGLIVASSKTDDEYYQNLTKQIPVLQLDRHIGQSSLPMVITDAAKVTAELICKTAESVEEFYYFGGQLELSPSRHRIAGFKLGLNRAGLDLDESWIRHRDYQTESGYMLMEQLHKELGRLPQALFTASYTLLEGVLRYLNEHNLLNALLNKEMRLVTFDNHDLLDCLPLNIDSIAQNSEELAKRSFQLIQLLMSSQNVSPTAFALDAKIRWRS; this is encoded by the coding sequence GTGGATAAAAGAAAACGTGTAACGATAGCCGATATTGCCAAACTGGCAGGGGTCTCCAAAACAACTGCAAGTATGGTGCTTAATGGCAGGGCATCGACTTTTCGGATCAAAGATGAGACTCGCGAACGGGTCTTGGCGGTGGCAAAAGAGCAAAATTACTCGCCGAATGTTCACGCTAAATCTCTGCAAGCTAAACGTTCCGATGCGATTGGCTTGGTAATACCGGATCTCACCAACTTTGGCTTTGCCTCAATTTCTCGAGAGCTGGAACGGTTATGCCGTGAAGCGGGGTTGCAGCTATTTATTGCCTGCTCCGAGGATAATCCCGATATCGAACAGCAAGTTGTAGAAGGGTTGGTCAAGCGTCAGGTTGACGGGTTGATCGTTGCATCGAGCAAGACCGATGATGAGTACTACCAAAACCTGACCAAACAGATCCCTGTATTGCAACTCGATCGCCATATTGGACAGTCATCCCTGCCTATGGTGATCACCGACGCTGCAAAAGTGACTGCCGAATTGATCTGTAAAACGGCTGAGTCGGTCGAAGAGTTTTACTATTTTGGTGGTCAATTAGAATTATCACCCAGCCGCCACCGTATAGCAGGCTTCAAATTGGGGTTGAATAGGGCGGGTTTGGATCTGGATGAAAGTTGGATTCGCCATCGCGACTATCAAACCGAGTCAGGCTATATGTTGATGGAGCAACTCCACAAAGAGCTTGGCCGTCTGCCTCAGGCACTGTTTACTGCCTCCTACACCCTTCTTGAGGGGGTGCTTCGCTACCTGAATGAACATAACCTATTAAACGCATTGTTAAACAAAGAGATGCGACTGGTGACCTTCGATAACCACGATCTTCTGGATTGCCTTCCACTGAACATCGATTCAATTGCCCAGAATAGTGAAGAATTAGCGAAACGAAGCTTTCAGTTGATCCAGCTATTGATGTCCAGCCAGAATGTCAGCCCGACGGCTTTTGCGTTGGATGCGAAGATCCGCTGGCGTAGTTAA
- a CDS encoding carbohydrate porin: MKRSGLFKLSLAALAVATSFTATAGISIVDNEQGNFSIGGDVEFDFNYQDNDKADQLNRGKDSNYNQTGRVLVEFAGERKTESGHYLAIKAQPLMDSNGEVNLDDAYFSFGKQGGWDLRMGRFEAYDMFPVGQDTFLEYSGDTANDLYRDGAGYVYQMKEARGRATSAGQLMYSQSFDNLYIELASVIGERADLFGTNTSDEKVTYHGREVESNKDAIVLRPVVAYQMGDFRIAGAIEANLVKDAVIDSEGNDVSDRIGYGLTANYTLNDLSVNANVAYLDALNEKDTSVGLNVLWKGFGIGYVYGVNEFDAKSGFYDGKVKIDTFYASYEFANVLDVEDFSIYLGAFHTSLNEEGTRLNDGAMFSELDDKGARVRFKYFF; encoded by the coding sequence ATGAAACGCAGTGGTCTATTTAAACTGTCCCTCGCGGCTTTAGCGGTAGCAACGTCTTTTACTGCAACTGCAGGGATCAGCATCGTTGATAATGAGCAAGGCAATTTCTCTATCGGCGGTGATGTCGAGTTTGATTTCAACTACCAAGATAACGACAAAGCCGATCAGCTAAACCGTGGCAAGGATTCCAACTACAACCAAACCGGTCGTGTCCTCGTTGAATTTGCTGGTGAGCGCAAGACTGAAAGTGGTCACTACCTAGCCATCAAAGCCCAGCCTTTGATGGATTCAAACGGCGAAGTAAACCTTGATGATGCCTACTTCTCGTTCGGTAAACAGGGGGGCTGGGATCTTCGCATGGGGCGTTTCGAAGCCTATGATATGTTCCCTGTCGGTCAGGATACGTTCTTGGAATATTCAGGTGACACTGCCAATGATCTGTACCGTGATGGCGCAGGTTATGTTTACCAGATGAAAGAAGCCCGTGGCCGTGCAACATCAGCAGGTCAGTTAATGTACAGCCAGAGCTTCGATAACCTTTATATTGAGCTTGCAAGTGTGATCGGTGAGCGTGCGGACCTGTTTGGCACAAATACCTCTGATGAAAAAGTGACATACCATGGTCGTGAAGTTGAGTCGAACAAAGATGCGATTGTATTACGTCCGGTTGTCGCTTATCAGATGGGTGATTTCCGCATCGCCGGTGCCATTGAAGCGAACCTGGTTAAAGACGCGGTAATTGATAGCGAAGGTAATGATGTTAGCGACCGTATCGGTTATGGCTTAACTGCGAACTATACACTTAATGATCTTTCAGTAAATGCTAACGTTGCTTACCTTGATGCGCTTAATGAAAAAGATACTTCGGTAGGCCTTAACGTATTGTGGAAGGGTTTCGGTATTGGTTATGTATACGGTGTGAATGAGTTCGATGCGAAATCGGGTTTCTATGATGGCAAAGTGAAAATTGACACTTTCTACGCATCGTATGAGTTTGCCAATGTATTGGATGTGGAAGACTTCTCCATTTACCTCGGTGCGTTCCACACCAGCTTGAATGAAGAAGGCACACGTTTGAATGATGGTGCAATGTTCAGTGAGCTAGACGACAAAGGTGCTCGTGTACGCTTCAAGTACTTCTTCTAA
- a CDS encoding alpha-glucosidase encodes MTPKWWHDAVVYQIYPRSFCDSNNDGMGDLQGIISKLDYLKTLGVNVLWLSPVYKSPMDDNGYDISDYQDIAPEFGTMEDMDKLLAEAKKRDIRIIMDLVVNHTSDEHPWFVEARKSKDNPYRDYYVWRQPAEDGGVPDEMGSVFGGSGWEFDEQTGEYFLHIFSKRQPDLNWENPKVQEEVHKMMNWWIDKGIGGFRLDVIDLIGKEIDKKITGNGPRLHPLIQQMNRATFGDKDLLTVGETWDATPEIAKLYSDPAREEFSMVFQFEHISLTWKHGDKWQPIPLDLPTFKKVLTKWQVELADEGWNSLFWNNHDLPRVVSKYGCDGQYRVESAKMLATTLHMMKGTPYIYQGEEIGMTNVAFDSIDEYRDIETLNFYKERTENGVAPETMLAAVHENSRDNGRTPMQWNDSTNGGFSSVAPWIKVNPNYPEVNVSAALDDQNSVFYHYQKLIELRKSMPVIVYGEFEPVFEEHEKVFGYVRSDAQQRLFVLNNFTSDAITLDLPDHLQAEQVECVIANYEYPQALPASISLKPYESFAVLLPESR; translated from the coding sequence ATGACGCCTAAATGGTGGCACGATGCCGTCGTATACCAGATCTACCCGCGCAGCTTCTGCGACAGTAACAATGATGGCATGGGGGATCTTCAGGGAATTATCAGCAAGCTGGATTACCTGAAAACCTTGGGTGTGAATGTCCTGTGGTTGTCGCCGGTGTATAAATCGCCAATGGATGACAATGGCTATGATATTTCTGACTATCAGGATATCGCTCCGGAATTTGGCACCATGGAGGACATGGACAAATTGCTCGCGGAAGCTAAAAAGCGTGACATCCGAATTATCATGGATTTGGTGGTGAACCATACTTCCGATGAGCATCCTTGGTTTGTCGAAGCCCGTAAATCGAAAGACAATCCTTATCGAGACTACTACGTTTGGCGTCAACCTGCCGAAGACGGCGGTGTACCGGATGAAATGGGCTCTGTATTTGGCGGCAGCGGCTGGGAATTCGATGAGCAGACCGGTGAGTACTTCCTGCATATTTTCTCCAAGCGTCAGCCGGACTTGAATTGGGAAAACCCGAAGGTCCAAGAAGAAGTCCATAAGATGATGAACTGGTGGATCGATAAGGGGATCGGTGGTTTCCGTTTAGATGTTATCGACCTTATTGGTAAGGAAATCGACAAGAAAATCACCGGCAACGGCCCACGCCTGCACCCGCTTATCCAGCAGATGAACCGCGCCACATTCGGTGATAAAGATCTTCTGACTGTGGGTGAAACTTGGGATGCGACACCTGAGATTGCCAAACTGTACAGCGATCCGGCTCGCGAAGAATTTTCGATGGTGTTCCAATTCGAGCACATTAGCCTGACCTGGAAGCATGGAGATAAGTGGCAGCCAATCCCGCTGGATCTCCCAACCTTCAAGAAGGTATTGACCAAATGGCAAGTAGAACTGGCTGACGAAGGCTGGAACTCCTTGTTCTGGAATAATCATGATTTACCTCGCGTGGTATCGAAATACGGCTGTGATGGCCAGTACCGAGTTGAATCGGCCAAAATGTTGGCGACAACGCTGCATATGATGAAAGGCACACCTTACATTTACCAAGGTGAAGAGATCGGCATGACCAATGTCGCCTTTGACAGTATTGACGAATACCGAGATATCGAGACGCTGAACTTCTACAAAGAGCGTACCGAAAATGGTGTGGCACCAGAAACTATGTTGGCAGCGGTTCATGAGAACAGCCGCGATAACGGTCGTACACCGATGCAGTGGAACGACAGCACTAACGGTGGCTTCTCGTCTGTTGCGCCTTGGATCAAGGTGAATCCGAACTACCCTGAGGTGAATGTCAGTGCAGCACTGGATGACCAAAATTCCGTGTTCTATCACTACCAGAAGTTGATTGAGTTGCGTAAGTCGATGCCTGTCATTGTATATGGCGAGTTTGAGCCTGTGTTTGAAGAGCATGAAAAGGTCTTTGGCTATGTTCGCTCGGATGCTCAACAGCGCTTGTTTGTGCTCAACAACTTTACCTCGGATGCGATCACCTTGGATTTGCCCGACCATCTGCAAGCAGAGCAGGTCGAATGTGTGATCGCAAACTATGAATACCCTCAAGCACTGCCAGCATCGATATCGCTTAAACCGTATGAGTCTTTTGCTGTCTTGCTACCTGAAAGTCGTTAA
- a CDS encoding MltR family transcriptional regulator, which translates to MAHSDQESDILERLNDAPTVRGFFITSVEVFDEAVESLIQRIFRKDDFAVKSVVEPLLSQSGPLGELSVRLKLLFGLGVVDDDVYHDIEAIIRLRDFLNKEGKEYSFTEPAILEPVKQLHMVQKMGVVLLDVAPPDDETDITFYQMQLARQEQVIKSAMALAVSGICGELDKESPF; encoded by the coding sequence ATGGCACATAGTGACCAAGAATCTGACATTTTAGAGCGTCTAAATGATGCCCCGACCGTACGTGGTTTTTTTATCACCTCTGTAGAGGTGTTTGATGAGGCGGTTGAAAGTTTGATCCAGCGTATTTTCCGCAAAGATGATTTTGCGGTGAAGTCAGTTGTCGAGCCGTTATTGAGCCAATCGGGCCCGCTCGGCGAGCTTTCGGTACGCTTAAAGTTGCTATTTGGCTTGGGCGTGGTCGACGATGATGTGTACCACGACATCGAAGCGATTATCAGACTACGTGACTTTTTGAATAAAGAGGGTAAAGAGTACAGCTTTACTGAGCCTGCGATACTAGAGCCGGTTAAACAATTACACATGGTACAGAAAATGGGGGTGGTGTTGCTGGATGTTGCCCCGCCCGATGATGAGACTGACATTACTTTCTATCAGATGCAGCTTGCCAGGCAGGAGCAAGTGATCAAATCCGCTATGGCATTGGCTGTATCTGGTATATGCGGCGAGCTAGATAAAGAGAGCCCTTTCTAA
- a CDS encoding LysR family transcriptional regulator produces MDKHYRQFLAIAELGNISSAAQQLNLSQPTLTNNMKKLEHNLGVSLFTRRSKGVDLTEYGKLFQEQVQDLSRRHDAMLDKLADLKARKTEKIKMGTGDAWWEVFVKDALHSYCNQHPGISIQLEFGNHLKLMDMLIHGHIDLFIGHEIQGLSRRCNVQFSPILQDQEAQFVHRSHPLLINSDIKKDYDIYPLLQVTPDQDNYQHLIENPQPKQQEKERKKLGERISYEINSLSASLDFLANSKAIMPYTNNMADYFAQFDIVPLPETHSPQTGIVGIYHLNEALPSHISDIKHILITSP; encoded by the coding sequence ATGGACAAGCACTACCGCCAATTTCTCGCCATTGCTGAACTGGGTAACATCAGCTCGGCCGCCCAGCAGCTAAACCTAAGCCAACCTACACTGACCAATAACATGAAAAAGTTAGAGCATAACTTAGGGGTTTCCCTCTTCACGCGCCGTTCCAAGGGGGTCGATCTCACCGAATATGGCAAACTTTTCCAAGAACAGGTTCAAGATCTAAGCCGCCGTCATGACGCTATGCTAGACAAACTTGCCGATCTCAAAGCCCGAAAAACCGAAAAAATCAAAATGGGCACCGGTGATGCCTGGTGGGAAGTCTTTGTTAAAGATGCGCTGCACTCCTATTGCAACCAGCACCCCGGTATTTCAATCCAGCTTGAATTTGGCAATCACCTCAAGCTGATGGACATGCTTATCCATGGCCATATCGACCTCTTTATTGGTCATGAGATTCAAGGCCTGTCTCGCCGCTGCAATGTACAATTTTCACCGATTTTGCAAGATCAAGAAGCGCAGTTCGTCCATCGCTCACACCCCCTTCTTATCAACAGTGATATCAAAAAAGACTATGACATTTACCCTCTGCTGCAAGTCACCCCAGATCAGGACAATTATCAACACCTGATTGAAAACCCGCAGCCCAAACAACAAGAGAAGGAAAGGAAAAAACTCGGTGAGAGAATCAGCTACGAAATCAATTCGCTCAGTGCTAGCCTGGATTTCCTCGCCAACTCTAAAGCCATCATGCCCTATACCAACAATATGGCTGACTACTTTGCTCAATTCGACATTGTGCCCTTGCCAGAGACCCACTCCCCGCAAACCGGCATCGTCGGGATTTACCACCTCAATGAAGCCCTCCCATCTCATATATCTGATATTAAACATATTTTAATAACTTCCCCCTAA
- a CDS encoding maltoporin, whose protein sequence is MMKMNLTALAFSVSLLTPTAFADDSFVFHGYARSGIGISGDNGQNVEFNKQQLGRLGNEADTFAEFGLGKEIYNENGARFYFDSMLAVGSDGSNIFESLKDDEENGFIDFRQLNVQATGILNFAPEATLWAGKRYYQRHDIHITDFYYWNTSGAGAGIENLELGDGRFSFAVIRNDDNMVEDIGNRGEGLNVNVIDMRYAGIALWNNADLELGINYAITNPSDNASQAAKDSKNGVMATAQLTQNLNSGFNKTVIQYGTEGYATELSTFGAGTTYHANTESGGSAYRLINWGVVNLTDNIELGHQLLWSSTIDDIEANQNDDLTYFSAVVRPVYSWDKHHKTIFEAGYFNNQDTSGKDLSGQKFTIAQAWNAGEDFFARPEIRLYGTYFSNIDSIDDNNIVSTVDSEFNVGVQFEAWW, encoded by the coding sequence ATGATGAAAATGAACCTTACCGCACTGGCGTTTTCTGTGTCTCTGCTTACCCCAACAGCTTTCGCCGATGACAGCTTTGTCTTCCATGGTTATGCCCGCTCAGGCATCGGTATTAGTGGTGACAATGGCCAAAATGTTGAATTCAACAAACAGCAACTGGGTCGCTTGGGTAACGAGGCGGATACCTTTGCTGAATTTGGTCTTGGCAAAGAAATCTACAACGAAAACGGTGCCCGTTTTTACTTTGATTCTATGCTGGCTGTCGGAAGTGACGGCTCCAACATTTTCGAGTCGCTCAAAGATGACGAGGAAAACGGCTTTATCGATTTCCGTCAGCTGAACGTGCAGGCAACCGGTATTTTGAACTTTGCGCCAGAAGCAACCCTTTGGGCCGGTAAACGCTACTACCAGCGTCATGATATTCATATTACTGATTTCTACTACTGGAATACCTCTGGTGCCGGTGCCGGTATTGAAAATCTGGAGCTGGGTGATGGCCGCTTCTCATTCGCGGTGATCCGCAATGACGACAATATGGTGGAGGACATCGGTAACCGCGGTGAAGGACTGAACGTCAATGTTATCGATATGCGTTATGCCGGCATCGCTCTTTGGAATAATGCCGATTTGGAACTAGGCATCAACTACGCCATTACAAACCCCTCTGATAATGCCTCCCAAGCGGCAAAAGACAGTAAAAACGGTGTGATGGCGACAGCCCAGCTAACCCAAAACCTAAACAGCGGCTTTAACAAAACGGTTATCCAGTATGGTACTGAAGGCTATGCCACAGAATTATCAACATTCGGTGCTGGCACCACCTATCATGCCAACACTGAAAGCGGCGGCAGCGCTTACCGTTTGATCAACTGGGGGGTAGTGAACTTGACCGATAACATCGAGCTAGGTCACCAACTACTGTGGTCATCAACCATCGATGATATCGAAGCCAACCAAAATGACGACCTAACTTACTTTTCTGCGGTGGTTCGTCCCGTCTACAGCTGGGACAAACACCACAAAACCATTTTCGAGGCCGGTTACTTCAACAATCAGGATACCAGCGGCAAAGATCTTTCTGGCCAAAAATTCACTATCGCCCAGGCCTGGAATGCCGGTGAAGACTTCTTTGCCCGCCCTGAAATCCGTCTATACGGGACCTACTTCTCGAACATCGACAGCATTGACGACAACAACATTGTCTCAACGGTGGACTCAGAGTTTAACGTCGGTGTGCAATTTGAGGCTTGGTGGTAA